A segment of the Takifugu flavidus isolate HTHZ2018 chromosome 7, ASM371156v2, whole genome shotgun sequence genome:
ttacctaaagtttcttattatttgctaatgcttaatgttcatgatgcttgatgtgtcaatcgaacttctctggtcaagggcgacagtgttcttttaatctgtctgatatggaagaatgtgctaaGCTAATcgaatcagtgaagacctacgtataatctcaccattatgatttagtctcttgctttgtttgggacctgctatcttgtgtttcccctcccttagacacattgaATTCTGTAAccagggacctcctaatctcaataaaagaaggatggtggAAGTTGTGcctcagaacgtgttggagacctggaactgagcacatctctccgtcctccttgcaagtaaaattcaaaactgttgtctttgcctcatttgtttctctcatgttttaggtcgtttgaacctaacagcgTGGTTAGCCCTGGAGTTAACGAGtggtgggcgtggttagccctggaGTTAATGAGTGGTGGGCGTGGCTAGCCCTGGAGTTAATGGGGAAATGGGCGTGGCTAGCTCTGgtgtgatgggcgtggttagccctggaGTTAATGAGTGATGGGCTTTTATCGTCCGTCCTCGCGGGGACGTCCTGGGTGGGTCAGGAGATCCTGTTGAGATTTACGACTTTGATCCTTTGGTTCTTTTTTCTTAAATCGTACTTTAGTCACTGAAATCATGTTTTGGTTGGTTATTGTCTGATTTGAATTAAAGGCTGATTTATGATGAAATTTGTGACCTTTTCTCTGAATCAGCCGACGTCTGATCAGGAAGTGAAAGTGTGGAatgttgcagctgctgaggcCTCTTTAAAGGGCCCTTCGAGGGGCCCTCGGCCTCCTTCGGCTCCTGCAGACACGACTCGGGGAAGTTTGGGtagagcttttattttttacagtggaaATTCTCCCAAAATGAAGTTAAAATCAACATTGAGACAGTAAACAAAAATCCTAAATTAAAAGAGCAATGAGCGTGTGGGTCAGTCGGCCTTCAGGGCGTAGAGCACGTCGTCCTGACTGACGTTGAGGCGGACCCGCATCAGCAGGCCCAGGCGGCTGATGTTGCAGTCTCCAGTGGCACATCTTCTGCCGACCCATCAATAAGACTGCCCCTAAAGGTTCTCTCTGCTCAGAAAGCCTATGGAGCATGGCACAAGTGCTGTTCCATATGGTTTTGACTTCTTGAACAAGCTTTTTTTGGGGTATGCCCATATTAGCTTGAATAGAGCACAACTTTTCCTTTGCTTTGGAACTGGACTTGAAGTGTGCCTCCATTTTGCGGGTCCTACTGCACATGTTCTCCAGCTCAGACGTCTGACGGTGATTTTTTGCCAATGAGATTCAGCATATGGGCAAAGCAATACAGTATGTCTAACGTTTAACTGGGTTACACTTGCCACACTATTGTGAGcttgtggtaaatttcttctggtgatagttgagatgtgctgatgagaaaGGAATCTTTGTAGATACCGACTTGGTTTTAAGAGAAGTTCTGGAGTTAAGAATCCAAATCCTCCTTAGTTGGGTCATAAACGCGACGATAACAGGTTTTTAATGACAGAACAAATGGAAAATCAGCCACGATCGTCAAACGACCGCAGACGTAAAGCAACAAAAACGGGAGCCTCAACATGGACGGAGACCACATTCCTGGAGgaagcgcgcgcgcacacacgcgcgcacacgcacgatAGCTGCACCTGTAAAAATATCGTTGCAACTTTTAATGAGCAGCATTaaagcatctgctgctgctactgaccGCTGCTGAGAACAAGAATCCATCTAAAACATCACCGAAAATACAGGTAAGTCAGGCCAGAAACCCGCAAACGGGCGTGCGTGCGGGCGTGCGCGTGTTCGTACCGCTGCTGGGTGGATCCGATCGGTGCACCTGATAAAAGCGGCTGGTTTGGTGCTGCGCCGGTTCTCTGCGTTCTTCTCCCGTCACAAACGAGGCGCTCGCGCTCCTGGCAGCTGTTCACGCGCGGCGGTGCGGTGACATCCTGCGTTAGTTCCAGGTGGAGCCACGCGATGGGTGAATATTTGCCGAGGCGTCTGCTGTCGCCTCCTCCCGTCTAAAAATAACCTCCAGcggcgtgtgtgcgcgcgcggcCGCTCCGTCCTGTCGCCTCTCTGCTCAACACTCAGGTGTGTTTCCTGCTCACCTGAGAGGCGTTTTCATGCTGCCGCTCCTGAACACTTTGATCACGTTTTAAAAATCATCTTGGGTGATTGATTTTTGTCTCATttgcaataaaacaataaaaatgttgcGTTCACACGCggattgttttctttgtagAGCGCGACACCTAGTGGTCATTTTAGTGTGGtgcacacgggggggggggggctgtgggcggggccattCCGGAATATTCCAGAATTCGTGGTGGGCAGGTGAAGCCTCACGAAGCACTGAGACTTTCCTCACAGTTGTGCCGAACAAGAGCCAAAGCTTCAAGACTTTAGTGACATTTGGTGGTCAActgtagccatggcaacctctaaagagcacgactgaagctgtttcaatcccatgacaccaataaaagcTCATCGTGtgctcatccaggtgttttgttcattcataccaaataatgatcaTATtatctttacaataaaatatgcagatgctcgcCCCCTTaatctaaaacacattcaagattaacctaaAGAATAAATGCGAATGATATTAAGGGTTTGTtaaacactttgagatttatttaaaaactgtactAAAGTCCCCAACACGTTGTGGTTCTTGAACGCGACtcgtttcttccctcctcccttcacctgcaggagcgaCCGCCAGGGGAGGGCCGATCCCTGGGGAGGGCCGATCCCTGGGGAGGGCCGATCCCTGGGGAGGGCCGATCCCTGGGGAGGGCCGATCCCTGGGGAGGGCCGATCCCTGGGGAGGGCCGATCCCTGGGGAGGGCCGATCCCTGGGGAGGGCCGATCCCTGGGGAGGGCCGATCCCTGGGGAGCGCTGAGCCGCGGAGccgctgacgcacctgcagctcagtgCCTTGATTCGGCAGCGACTTCAACTCCCCTCTCGGTGCCTCCTGTGCCGGGTTGTTGTTTCGCCACAGCATCTCGCTCCCATCCGTTGTGATTTCTAGTtttcgcctcctgttttccgtgGTTTCTTCTCGCCTGTGAGTTTGTTCAagtgcctcgtcactgcgtTTTCATTTGTACTTTTTCTTGACGGTTTTTTCTTTATGGTGACGTTAgttcgtagattttctgttgttactttgctaGAATTGACTTTCGTTGCTACTTTGATTGACTCCTTGTTTTGCACCTTTTGTTATTAATAAAGAGCCATATCCTCTACTCTGCgtctgggtccaggcctccttgactCCCCATAACACAACAGGATCAGAGctccttcctactttgcaaatgaccgtggtgtttgaattcagaaacattgtttttgtgtgtgtgacgtgtttttaaggaaaacctttaaagataatgtcatttggggacttgtgtgtttgatttggaatgattattcacagaagcagacaagttatttgtcttcagtttttttctgctgttgcagtCTCCAGTGGCACATCTTCTGCCGACCCATCAATAAGACTGGAACACTCTTTGATTAGTAAAGCCAGCCTGTTAAAATCGTGGATCCAAGATGGTTGCCACAGACGGGAAGTTCACCTTTTCCAAGCCACTGAATTTTTTGTTCCAATGGTTGGCAAGCGTGGCACCAACACAAGGAGCCATTTGGGCACACTCGGCTGAAATGGTGTCTCAGCTTTTTGGCTAAAGGAATTgcctttgaccctgaccctttCCTCAGAAAGCTCAACCTTTGCCTGATAGAATGGCCTCAAAACTGTCAGGCAACGGTTGATTGCTGCATAGtcatcagcagtgaaaggcaCCAGGTCAGTGCTAAGTGATGCCAGGGCTACCCCAAGAACAGGCCGGGCCAACCAGTCAGGGCCCAAGAGCCGCatcacacacatgtgcacacatgaacatcacctcatccctcctcacacacacctctgctcagccagatttattgtaaatgtcccacaccaacatgataatgacagaattggacctctacagaccacgggccagtcacagtccacaaacaaaaatataattaaaatatatttttttctctcactGTGCATGTTGCTCAGTGGgccttctggcattccttgctttgaacaatcctctccaAATCTGGCTTGGATTCAGTTCTTTCAcacgggtgtcagtcagaacagacgtgtttcaggacagaaaacacagactcgagACGTCTGTTGACCCAAATACTGACAggatcttaagcgcagcccgttagacattggggtatttttccattggcacacttttccaggaCTCAATCCCTCCCTTAAAGTAGCTGGTGTGCCATCAAACCTGTCAAACCGGTCCTTGGATCGGACTGCATCGAAACGCCGTGAGCCAATGACAGGCTTCGACAGCGGTGACGTGACACAGGTGTTATAAGCTCCGACACGCGGCGCTACCACTCTTTTTCACTTCTCTTCAGAAAGAGTGAACAAGCTCCAAACCTTGTTGACTCATCACTATCCGGGATTTAGGAAGGAACCATGAGAAACCTGTGCTTCACGTCTCTGTGCTTCATTCTCAGTTTCTACGGtaaaattctttttttcatttttgattcAGATTCGGGGGGAAAGTTTGTGATGATCTTTTCCACAGGTATTTAATCATGTGCTCGGATTTATGAACTTTTTCCAGCCTCGATCGAACATTCGGCCGGTTCTGCGGCCCCCGACCCTCCACAACAGCTGACCTGTAACGGTACCAAGAACCCTGACGGCTCCTTCACCTACCGGCTGGTCCCGGCACCGACGGTCAACGAATACACGTCTTTCAGCTGGGCCAAAAACTCCGTAAGTGCCGAGAATGTTCTTCACTGTGGTGGTGACGTCACCGTAAGGGCCGAGAATGTTCTTCGCCGTGGTGGTGACGTCACAGGGGGCATTGTGGAAGTTCCCAAAACTTCCAGGACTTGATGGAAGCCTGACGTGAGGATCTCTTGGTTCAGCCGTAAAGATTTAGTGCTGATGAAAATGTTCTGACCTGTTTCCGTCCAGATCACCTTTGCTGATGATGGAAACAAGACTGCTGACGTGCTGAAGCTCACGAAGGACTCCGTGACCTTGAAGCTCTGCCAGGAAAATGTGACCTACGAAAATCACGGAGCGGTGAGTGGAGCGAGCAGCCGAgggtcagagctgcagcaccttCTCTCCTGAAACCAACAcctttctttgtttgtttgtttgtttgtttgtttgcagaaCCCTCAGGAGGCCAGCTGCCACGGTGAGCACCAACCACAGGGTctctcccacaatgcactgcagtTGTGTTCAGGTTCTAACCGTGTTCAGATGATCAAAAGAACCTTTTTGTGTCTCCTAGTCGACTGTTCTGGTCACGTGAGGACGACGCCTTCGGCCAATCACCGTGAGTCCTGACTGGTTGCTATGATACGGTCTGCTGACAGCTttcaaataaatctttatttatatagcatcttgtacaatcaaaattgtttcaaggcgctttccagaatcccagggcctgaccccaacaaggaacagtggcaggaaaaactcccctttaacaggaagaaaccttgagcaggaccaggctcatgtaggggggccctgctgctgatggggggggggggggggggagagaagaggagggggggggagaagaggtggggagaggagaggaaaggagaggaggggaggggaagggaaaccatgacccagtggggtgacagaggcctgtcaggtgatcatgtttccagaccccggcagcctcggcctatagcagcacagctaagatgtgacctaacgattagacgaccccctaagtatgataatctgtctgtctatgatagtaactggaactacagaattagtagcaataagctttttcaaagaggaaggttttaagtctgatcttaaaagtagcgatggagtcagcctcccgtacctggacagggagctggttccatagcaggggggcctggacagggagctggttccatagcaggggggcctggacagggagctggttccatagcaggggggcctggacagggagctggttccatagcaggggggcctggtagctaaatgcttttttgattttttgattCAGATTCGGGGGGAAGTTTGTGATGATCTTTTCCACAGGTATTTAATCATGTGCTCGGATTTATGAACTTTTTCCAGCCTCGGACAGCCCCGACGCTCAGCTGACCTGTAACGGTACCAAGAACCCTGACGGCTCCTTCACCTATCAGCTGGTCCCGGCACCGACGGTCACCGAATACACGTCTTTCAGATGGGCCAAAAACTCCGTAAGTGCCGAGAATGTTCTTCACCGTGGTGGTGACGTCACCGTAAGGGCCGAGAATCTTCTTCGCTGTGGTGACGTCACAGGGGGCATTGTGGAAGTTCCCAAAACTTCCAGGACTTGATGGAAGCCTGACGTGAGGATCTCTTGGCTCAGCCGTAAAGATTTAGTGCTGATGAAAATGTTCTGACCTGTTTCCGTCCAGATCACCTTTGCTGAAAATGGAAACAAGACTGCAGATGTGCTGAATCTCACTAATGACTCCGTGACCTTGAAGCTCTGCCAGGAAAATGTGACCTACGAAAATCACGGAGCGGTGAGTGGAGCGAGCAGCCGAgggtcagagctgcagcaccttCTCTCCTGAAACCAAcacctttgtttgtttgtttgtttgtttgtttgtttgtttgcagaaCCCTCAGAAGGCCAGCTGCCACGGTGAGCACCAACCACAGGGTctctcccacaatgcactgcagtTGTGTTTACATCAGGTTCTAACCGTGTTCAGATGATCAAAAGAACCTTTTTGTGTCTCCTAGTCGACTGTTCTGGTCACGTGAGGACGACGCCTTCGGACGATCACCGTGAGTCCTGACTGGTTGCTATGATACGATCTGCTGACAGCTttcaaataaatctttatttatatagcatcttgtacaatcaaaattgtttcaaggcgctttccagaatcccagggcctgaccccaacaaggaacagtggcaggaaaaactcccctttaacaggaagaaaccttgagcaggaccaggctcatgtaggggggccctgctgctgatggggggggggggggggggagggggggaggggggggggggggggggggaggggaggggggaggagagagaggaggggaggggaggggagggagggaaaccatgacccagtggggtgacagaggcctgtcaggtgatcatgtttccggaccccagcagcctcggcctataacagcacagctaagatgtgacctaacaattagacgaccccctaaatatgataatttgtctgtctatgatagtaactggaactacagaattagtagcaataagcttcatcaaagaggaaggttttaagtctgatcttaaaagtagcgatggagtcagcctcccgtacctggacagggagctggttccatagcagggggcctggacagggagctggttccatagcaggggggcctggacagggagctggttccatagcaggggggcctggacagggagctggttccatagcagggggcctggacagggagctggttccacagctggggggcctggacagggagctggttccatagcaggggggcctggacagggagctggttccatagcaggggggcctggacagggagctggttccacagctggggggcctggacaggagctggttccatagcaggggggcctggtagctaaatgctcggccccccattctactcctagaaactctgggaaccacaagtagaccagcattctgagagcggagcggtctattgggctggtaaggtgtcacgaGCTcatccaggtaggatggagtgaggcctctgaggacctggtaggtcaggaggagggttttaaagattattctaaatttaatgatTTGATGATTGATGGATGCACACTGATCAGGAGAGTTTGTAACCATGG
Coding sequences within it:
- the LOC130528461 gene encoding uncharacterized protein LOC130528461 isoform X2, with the translated sequence MRNLCFTSLCFILSFYASIEHSAGSAAPDPPQQLTCNGTKNPDGSFTYRLVPAPTVNEYTSFSWAKNSITFADDGNKTADVLKLTKDSVTLKLCQENVTYENHGANPQEASCHVDCSGHVRTTPSANHPSDSPDAQLTCNGTKNPDGSFTYQLVPAPTVTEYTSFRWAKNSITFAENGNKTADVLNLTNDSVTLKLCQENVTYENHGANPQKASCHVDCSGHVRTTPSDDHRWCLSDDWCPPVQDVVLLVVGVVELVRLVLVVVLVLVVVCYRSRNRGSEEGPSVKSRSAVEVPLLEMKTVSESHKEEFQQDSELPPVEGGVLSLFTQQDQS
- the LOC130528461 gene encoding uncharacterized protein LOC130528461 isoform X4; this translates as MRNLCFTSLCFILSFYASIEHSAGSAAPDPPQQLTCNGTKNPDGSFTYRLVPAPTVNEYTSFSWAKNSITFADDGNKTADVLKLTKDSVTLKLCQENVTYENHGANPQEASCHVDCSGHVRTTPSANHPSDSPDAQLTCNGTKNPDGSFTYQLVPAPTVTEYTSFRWAKNSITFAENGNKTADVLNLTNDSVTLKLCQENVTYENHGANPQKASCHVDCSGHVRTTPSDDHRWCLSDDWCPPVVGAVVLVLVGALALVFYGRIHPRCSRGSEEEPSVKSSSAVEDPLPEMKTVSESH
- the LOC130528461 gene encoding uncharacterized protein LOC130528461 isoform X1, translated to MRNLCFTSLCFILSFYASIEHSAGSAAPDPPQQLTCNGTKNPDGSFTYRLVPAPTVNEYTSFSWAKNSITFADDGNKTADVLKLTKDSVTLKLCQENVTYENHGANPQEASCHVDCSGHVRTTPSANHPSDSPDAQLTCNGTKNPDGSFTYQLVPAPTVTEYTSFRWAKNSITFAVDGDKTADVLKLTKDSVTLKLCQENVTYKLDGANPQEASCHVNCSGHERTPPSADHRWCLSDDWCPPVQDVVLLVVGVVELVRLVLVVVLVLVVVCYRSRNRGSEEGPSVKSRSAVEVPLLEMKTVSESHKEEFQQDSELPPVEGGVLSLFTQQDQS